A single genomic interval of Noviherbaspirillum cavernae harbors:
- a CDS encoding ABCB family ABC transporter ATP-binding protein/permease — MRRHSVSSSEPAANQGERNDWVALKTLFPYLWAYKWRVLLALVFLVGAKVANVGVPLVLKQLVDRMTISPDNPQALLVLPVGILIAYGLLRVSTSLFTELREFVFAKVTQRAVRTIALKVFRHLHALSLRFHLNRQTGGMTRDIERGTRGISSLVSYTLYSILPTLVEIALVVGYLVLHYDIWFAGIALVALVVYIVFTVAVTEWRTHFRRTMNELDSRANTKAIDSLINYETVKYFGNEDYEAKRYDRSLETWETAAVKSQTSLSLLNTGQSLIIATAVTLILWRATQGVIDGTMTLGDLVLVNAFMIQLYVPLNFLGVIYREIKQSLADMERLFSLLDQHREVADAPDAKPLAIRGAEVKFSHVDFSYEAKRQILFDVDFTIAAGTTTAVVGHSGSGKSTLSRLLFRFYDINSGGITIDGQDLRDITQTSLRKAIGIVPQDTVLFNDTIEYNIAYGKPGASKDEIVAAARAAYVHDFIESLPDGYATMVGERGLKLSGGEKQRVAIARTLLKNPSILIFDEATSALDSKSEQAIQLQLQEIAKNKTTLVIAHRLSTIADAEQILVLDHGRIIERGTHTQLLAAEGAYAQMWARQQARRDEGSPASDQAESEQAVA, encoded by the coding sequence ATGCGCCGTCATTCCGTTTCATCGTCCGAACCCGCCGCCAATCAGGGCGAGCGCAACGATTGGGTCGCGCTCAAGACCTTGTTCCCCTACCTGTGGGCGTATAAATGGCGTGTGCTGCTTGCCTTGGTGTTTCTGGTTGGCGCGAAGGTCGCCAATGTCGGCGTGCCACTTGTGTTGAAGCAACTGGTCGATCGCATGACCATCAGCCCGGACAATCCGCAGGCATTGCTGGTGCTGCCGGTCGGGATACTGATTGCCTACGGCTTGCTGCGCGTGTCCACCTCCCTGTTCACGGAGTTGCGCGAGTTCGTGTTCGCCAAGGTGACACAGCGCGCGGTGCGTACCATCGCGCTCAAGGTGTTCCGCCATCTGCATGCGCTGTCGCTGCGCTTTCACTTGAACCGCCAGACCGGCGGCATGACGCGCGATATCGAACGCGGCACGCGCGGCATCTCGTCGCTGGTGTCGTACACGCTCTACAGCATCCTGCCGACGCTGGTCGAGATCGCGCTGGTGGTCGGTTATCTCGTGCTGCACTACGATATCTGGTTCGCGGGCATCGCGCTCGTCGCGCTGGTGGTGTACATCGTCTTCACCGTTGCGGTCACCGAATGGCGCACCCACTTCCGGCGCACGATGAATGAACTCGATTCAAGGGCCAACACCAAGGCCATCGATTCGCTGATCAACTACGAAACCGTCAAGTATTTCGGCAACGAGGATTACGAGGCAAAGCGCTACGACCGCAGCCTGGAGACCTGGGAAACGGCGGCGGTCAAATCGCAGACCTCGCTGTCGCTCCTGAATACCGGCCAGTCGCTGATCATTGCGACGGCGGTGACGCTGATCCTGTGGCGCGCGACGCAGGGCGTGATCGACGGCACCATGACGCTGGGCGATCTGGTGCTGGTCAATGCCTTCATGATCCAGCTCTACGTCCCGCTCAATTTCCTCGGCGTGATCTATCGCGAAATCAAGCAGAGCCTGGCCGACATGGAGCGCCTGTTCTCGCTGCTCGACCAGCATCGCGAAGTGGCCGACGCGCCGGATGCGAAGCCGCTGGCGATCCGCGGTGCCGAAGTGAAATTCTCGCATGTCGATTTCAGCTACGAAGCGAAGCGGCAGATCCTGTTCGATGTCGACTTCACGATCGCCGCCGGCACCACGACCGCCGTGGTGGGGCACAGCGGTTCGGGCAAGTCGACGCTGTCGCGCCTGCTGTTCCGCTTCTACGACATCAATTCCGGCGGCATCACGATCGACGGCCAGGATCTGCGCGACATCACACAGACATCGCTGCGCAAGGCCATCGGCATCGTGCCGCAGGACACCGTGCTGTTCAACGACACGATCGAATACAACATCGCCTACGGCAAGCCCGGCGCGAGCAAGGATGAGATCGTGGCCGCCGCACGGGCCGCATACGTTCACGACTTCATCGAAAGCCTCCCCGACGGCTATGCAACGATGGTCGGCGAGCGCGGATTGAAGCTGTCCGGCGGCGAAAAACAGCGCGTCGCCATCGCCAGAACCTTGCTGAAGAATCCTTCCATCCTGATCTTCGACGAAGCCACATCCGCGCTCGATTCGAAATCCGAGCAGGCGATCCAGCTGCAACTGCAGGAGATCGCGAAGAACAAGACCACGCTGGTCATCGCGCATCGCCTGTCCACGATTGCCGATGCAGAGCAGATCCTCGTGCTCGACCATGGCCGCATCATCGAGCGCGGCACGCACACGCAACTGCTCGCGGCGGAGGGCGCGTACGCGCAGATGTGGGCGCGGCAGCAGGCGCGGCGTGACGAGGGCTCTCCGGCCTCGGATCAGGCGGAATCCGAGCAGGCCGTCGCATGA
- a CDS encoding acyl-CoA thioesterase: MTTQHHTHLPEGKMPELRVMPMPADANVHGDVFGGWIMSQVDIAGSLPAVRRSNGRVATIAVNSFLFKQPVFVGDLLSFYAEIVRVGNTSITVNVEVYAERNRLQAETVKVTEATLTYVATDANRKPRTVPPLSALTGHAQNGK; this comes from the coding sequence ATGACAACTCAACATCACACTCATCTGCCCGAGGGCAAGATGCCGGAACTGCGCGTGATGCCGATGCCGGCCGATGCCAACGTGCACGGCGATGTGTTCGGCGGCTGGATCATGTCGCAGGTCGATATCGCCGGCTCGCTGCCGGCCGTGCGTCGCAGCAATGGCCGGGTTGCCACCATCGCGGTGAATTCGTTTCTCTTCAAACAGCCGGTGTTCGTCGGCGATCTGCTGTCCTTCTACGCCGAGATCGTGCGTGTCGGCAATACATCGATCACCGTCAACGTCGAGGTCTACGCCGAGCGCAATCGCCTGCAGGCCGAGACGGTCAAGGTCACCGAAGCCACGCTCACCTACGTCGCCACCGATGCCAATCGCAAGCCGCGCACGGTGCCGCCGCTGTCGGCATTGACCGGCCACGCGCAGAACGGCAAATAG
- a CDS encoding alkaline phosphatase D family protein yields the protein MHPDRRIFLASTARLFSLAALAATFPGAAMARTSAYPFSLGVASGSPRADSVVLWTRILPDPLDAQSIAAAPLTVQWEIAEDEGFRRIAAKGRATALPELAHSVHVDAAGLRPDRWYWYRFMLGDAVSPIGRTRTAPSADAMPSSLRFAFASCQHWEFGQYAAHRHIAAAAPDLVAFLGDYIYEWGPHHLHHPHSPRRTNESVTLADYRARYAQYKSDPHLQAAHHAAPWIVTWDDHEVANDYADDRDGRRDPNFLARRAAAYQAFYEHMPIRLPALAGGANRFTHLRIHDRYDWGRLAQFHVLDTRQYRTYQACQSAGRGGSNSVTTECAERLDPARSLLGAEQEAWLANGLAASRAKWNFLAQQTLMAQSTQTSIAKADDGRFWTDGWDGYPATRKRLFDSIVQHRPANPVVISGDVHTFYAADLKRDFNQPASTDNPVIASEFCGTSVTSNSRPQSRTDQYVAQNPHMKFGRSDRRGFVMMEVTSARTVARFQALDDVRRADSGLSTLASFVVEDGRAGVTRTDRSG from the coding sequence ATGCATCCAGATCGCAGAATCTTTCTCGCCAGTACAGCTCGCTTATTCTCGCTTGCGGCACTGGCCGCCACGTTCCCCGGCGCGGCAATGGCGCGGACAAGCGCCTACCCTTTCAGCCTCGGTGTCGCATCCGGTTCGCCACGCGCCGACAGCGTGGTGCTGTGGACGCGGATTCTGCCGGATCCGCTCGATGCGCAATCGATCGCAGCGGCACCGCTGACGGTGCAGTGGGAAATTGCGGAGGATGAAGGCTTCCGGCGCATTGCCGCCAAGGGCCGCGCAACGGCATTGCCGGAATTGGCGCACAGCGTGCATGTCGATGCCGCCGGCCTGCGGCCCGACCGCTGGTACTGGTATCGCTTCATGCTGGGCGATGCGGTCAGCCCGATCGGAAGAACACGCACCGCACCGTCCGCCGACGCCATGCCATCGTCGCTGCGCTTTGCCTTCGCCTCGTGCCAGCACTGGGAATTCGGCCAGTATGCGGCGCACCGCCACATCGCCGCCGCAGCGCCGGATCTGGTCGCCTTTCTCGGGGACTACATCTACGAATGGGGTCCGCATCACCTCCATCATCCGCACTCGCCTCGCCGCACCAATGAAAGCGTGACGCTGGCCGACTATCGCGCCCGCTATGCGCAGTACAAGTCCGATCCGCACTTGCAGGCGGCGCACCATGCCGCGCCGTGGATCGTGACCTGGGACGACCATGAGGTTGCCAACGACTACGCCGACGATCGGGATGGACGGCGCGATCCGAATTTTCTTGCGCGGCGCGCGGCAGCGTACCAGGCGTTTTACGAACACATGCCGATACGCCTGCCGGCGCTGGCGGGCGGCGCAAACCGCTTCACCCATCTGCGCATCCACGACCGCTACGACTGGGGACGGCTGGCGCAATTCCACGTGCTCGACACGCGCCAATACCGCACCTATCAGGCCTGCCAGTCTGCCGGCCGGGGCGGCTCGAACTCGGTCACGACAGAGTGCGCGGAACGGCTCGATCCGGCGCGCTCGCTGCTCGGCGCGGAACAGGAGGCATGGCTGGCAAACGGCCTTGCCGCATCGCGCGCGAAGTGGAACTTCCTGGCGCAGCAGACGCTGATGGCGCAATCGACCCAGACCTCGATCGCGAAAGCCGACGACGGTCGCTTCTGGACCGATGGCTGGGACGGTTATCCGGCGACGCGCAAGCGGCTGTTCGACAGCATCGTCCAGCACCGCCCGGCCAATCCTGTGGTGATCTCGGGCGACGTGCACACGTTTTATGCGGCCGATCTGAAGCGCGATTTCAATCAGCCGGCCTCGACGGACAACCCGGTGATCGCCAGCGAATTCTGCGGCACCTCGGTCACCTCGAATTCGCGGCCGCAGTCGCGCACCGATCAGTATGTCGCGCAGAATCCGCACATGAAGTTCGGCCGCAGCGACCGGCGCGGCTTCGTGATGATGGAGGTGACATCGGCGCGCACGGTGGCGCGCTTCCAGGCGCTGGATGATGTACGGCGCGCGGATTCCGGCTTGTCGACGCTGGCGAGTTTTGTCGTCGAAGATGGCCGTGCCGGCGTGACGCGCACCGATCGCAGCGGCTGA
- a CDS encoding long-chain fatty acid--CoA ligase produces the protein MEKIWLKSYPSGVPAEIDYTQYRSLVHLLEESFRKYASRNAYVCMDKFMTYGELDDLSRKLGAWLQGRGLKQGARVAVMMPNVLQYPVAIAGILRAGYTVVNVNPLYTPRELEHQLNDSGAEAIIILENFATTLEKVIGKTQVKHVVVASMGEMLGGAKGMIVNFVVRNVKKMVPAFSLPNAVRFKQTLSQGAGMTLKPVELTQDDVAFLQYTGGTTGVSKGATLIHRNVIANVLQNEAWAQPMLQKEPQVEALTIVCALPLYHIFALTACGLLGMRLGAMNLLIPNPRDIPGFIKELSKYKFHMFPAVNTLYNGLVNHPDFGKLDFTELKVCNGGGMAVQKAVSDKWRKVTGHPILEGYGLSETSPVATTNPMSDEFSGTIGLPIPSTDIAILDDDGNPVPLGQPGEIAIRGPQVMAGYWNRPDETAKVMTPDGFFKSGDVGVMDERGFVKIVDRKKDMILVSGFNVYPNEIEAVVAAHPGVLECACIGVPDGNSGEAVKLFVVRKDPSLTVDQLMNYCKEQFTGYKKPKYIEFRDELPKTNVGKILRRELRDEKKAA, from the coding sequence ATGGAAAAAATCTGGCTGAAGTCCTATCCTTCCGGCGTGCCTGCGGAAATCGACTACACGCAATACCGCTCGCTCGTGCATCTGCTGGAGGAGTCGTTCCGCAAATACGCATCGCGCAATGCCTATGTGTGCATGGACAAGTTCATGACCTACGGCGAACTGGATGACCTGTCCAGAAAGCTGGGCGCCTGGCTGCAAGGCAGGGGGCTCAAGCAAGGCGCGCGCGTCGCCGTGATGATGCCGAACGTGCTGCAATACCCGGTCGCCATCGCCGGCATCCTGCGCGCCGGCTACACGGTGGTCAACGTCAATCCGCTCTACACGCCGCGCGAACTGGAGCATCAGCTCAACGACTCCGGCGCGGAAGCGATCATCATCCTCGAGAATTTTGCGACCACGCTGGAAAAGGTGATCGGCAAGACGCAGGTCAAGCACGTCGTGGTCGCCAGCATGGGCGAAATGCTCGGCGGTGCCAAAGGCATGATCGTCAACTTCGTCGTGCGCAACGTGAAGAAGATGGTGCCGGCCTTCTCGCTGCCGAATGCCGTGCGCTTCAAGCAGACGCTGTCCCAGGGTGCGGGAATGACGCTGAAGCCGGTCGAGCTCACGCAGGACGACGTCGCCTTCCTCCAATACACGGGCGGCACCACCGGTGTCTCCAAGGGCGCAACGCTGATCCATCGCAACGTGATCGCCAACGTGCTGCAGAACGAGGCATGGGCGCAGCCGATGCTGCAGAAGGAGCCGCAGGTCGAGGCGCTGACCATCGTCTGCGCGCTGCCGCTGTATCACATCTTCGCCCTGACCGCCTGCGGCCTCTTGGGTATGCGCCTGGGCGCGATGAACCTGCTGATCCCGAATCCGCGCGACATCCCGGGCTTCATCAAGGAACTGTCGAAGTACAAGTTCCATATGTTCCCCGCCGTCAATACGCTGTACAACGGCTTGGTGAATCATCCCGACTTCGGCAAGCTGGATTTCACCGAACTCAAGGTCTGCAACGGCGGCGGCATGGCGGTGCAAAAAGCTGTCAGCGACAAATGGCGCAAGGTCACCGGTCACCCGATTCTGGAAGGCTACGGCTTGTCCGAAACCTCGCCGGTGGCGACCACCAATCCGATGTCGGATGAGTTCAGCGGCACGATCGGCCTGCCGATCCCCTCGACCGATATCGCCATTCTCGATGATGACGGCAATCCGGTGCCGCTGGGCCAGCCGGGCGAGATCGCGATTCGCGGTCCGCAGGTGATGGCCGGCTACTGGAACCGGCCGGACGAGACGGCGAAGGTGATGACGCCGGACGGCTTCTTCAAGTCGGGTGACGTGGGCGTGATGGATGAGCGCGGCTTCGTCAAGATCGTCGATCGCAAGAAGGACATGATTCTCGTGTCCGGCTTCAACGTCTATCCGAACGAAATCGAAGCAGTGGTCGCAGCGCATCCAGGCGTGCTGGAATGCGCCTGCATCGGTGTGCCCGATGGCAACTCCGGCGAAGCAGTGAAATTGTTCGTGGTGCGCAAGGATCCATCGCTCACCGTCGATCAGCTGATGAACTATTGCAAGGAACAGTTCACCGGCTACAAGAAGCCGAAGTACATCGAGTTCCGCGATGAGCTGCCGAAGACCAATGTCGGCAAGATTCTGCGTCGCGAACTGCGGGACGAGAAGAAGGCGGCGTAA
- a CDS encoding aminopeptidase, whose protein sequence is MKRKWQLLALGGMAALTVGCAQLGYFVQAAHGQFSLLSEARPIDEWLANPAVGDKLKDKLAKVKEIRKFAAQELALPDNDSYTTYADLKRQYVLWNVVATPELSLEPRQWCFPVAGCVNYRGYYSKDEAQAYAKELRREHFDVQVGGVPAYSTLGFFSDPVLSTFIHYPDGELARLVFHELAHQVVYTAGDSRFNESFAVAVEEAGVERWMAKFGNEKMRKAYAEYEGRKQDFLALLLKCRKELEDNYARDVSDAEKKKRKAEIFAQLKDEYQTLKVSWGGYSGYDRWFAEPLSNAHLAAIATYHDFVPGFRALLLREKTFENFYAAARQLAGLDKSERHRQLASLGTGTMTAGNAQSIDTR, encoded by the coding sequence ATGAAAAGAAAATGGCAGCTTCTGGCGTTGGGCGGCATGGCGGCATTGACCGTCGGCTGTGCGCAATTGGGATATTTCGTGCAGGCGGCGCACGGACAGTTTTCGCTGCTGTCGGAGGCAAGGCCGATCGACGAATGGCTCGCCAATCCCGCCGTGGGCGACAAGCTCAAGGACAAGCTCGCCAAGGTCAAGGAAATCCGCAAGTTCGCCGCGCAGGAACTGGCGCTGCCCGACAACGACAGCTACACGACCTACGCGGATCTGAAGCGGCAATACGTCTTGTGGAACGTGGTCGCGACGCCTGAGCTGTCGCTGGAGCCGCGGCAGTGGTGCTTCCCCGTCGCCGGCTGCGTCAACTATCGCGGCTACTACAGCAAGGACGAGGCGCAGGCCTACGCGAAGGAATTGCGCCGCGAGCATTTCGACGTGCAGGTCGGCGGCGTTCCCGCCTACTCGACGCTGGGTTTCTTCAGCGATCCCGTGCTGTCCACCTTCATTCACTATCCGGACGGCGAACTGGCGCGGCTGGTGTTCCATGAGCTGGCGCATCAGGTGGTCTACACGGCCGGCGATTCGCGCTTCAATGAATCATTCGCCGTGGCGGTGGAAGAGGCGGGCGTCGAACGCTGGATGGCGAAGTTCGGCAACGAGAAGATGCGCAAGGCCTATGCCGAATACGAAGGGCGCAAGCAGGACTTTCTGGCGCTCCTGCTGAAGTGCCGCAAGGAGCTGGAAGACAACTACGCGCGCGACGTCAGCGATGCCGAGAAGAAAAAGCGCAAGGCCGAAATCTTCGCGCAGCTCAAGGATGAATACCAGACCCTGAAAGTGTCATGGGGCGGCTACAGCGGCTACGACCGCTGGTTCGCCGAACCGCTGTCGAATGCGCATCTGGCGGCGATCGCCACCTATCACGATTTCGTACCGGGATTCCGCGCCTTGCTCTTGCGCGAGAAAACATTCGAAAACTTCTATGCGGCGGCAAGGCAACTGGCCGGGCTCGACAAGTCCGAGCGCCATCGCCAGCTGGCGAGCCTCGGCACGGGCACGATGACCGCGGGGAATGCGCAGAGTATCGACACGCGATGA